A portion of the Pseudomonas synxantha BG33R genome contains these proteins:
- the aroK gene encoding shikimate kinase AroK encodes MRNLILVGPMGAGKSTIGRLLAKELRLPFKDSDKEIELRTGANIPWIFDKEGELGFRDREQAMIAELCGCDGVVLATGGGAVMRDENRRALYAGGRVVYLHASVEQQVGRTARDRNRPLLRTANPEKTLRDLLALRDPLYREIADLVVETDERPPRMVVLDILERLQRLPPR; translated from the coding sequence GTGCGAAATTTGATTCTTGTAGGGCCGATGGGGGCTGGAAAGAGCACCATCGGCCGTTTGCTGGCCAAAGAGCTGCGCCTGCCGTTCAAAGATTCCGACAAGGAAATTGAATTGCGCACGGGTGCCAATATCCCATGGATCTTCGATAAAGAAGGCGAGCTGGGCTTTCGCGACCGCGAGCAGGCGATGATTGCCGAGCTGTGTGGCTGCGATGGCGTGGTATTGGCGACCGGCGGTGGCGCCGTCATGCGCGACGAAAACCGTCGAGCGCTGTATGCCGGTGGTCGGGTAGTGTATTTGCATGCCTCGGTCGAGCAGCAGGTGGGCCGCACCGCCCGCGATCGCAATCGCCCGTTGCTGCGCACGGCCAACCCGGAAAAAACCCTGCGGGACCTGCTGGCGCTGCGCGATCCGCTGTATCGGGAAATCGCCGATCTGGTGGTGGAAACCGATGAGCGACCCCCTCGGATGGTGGTGCTCGATATTCTGGAGCGCCTGCAGCGGTTGCCACCCCGTTAA